Sequence from the Gallus gallus isolate bGalGal1 unplaced genomic scaffold, bGalGal1.mat.broiler.GRCg7b scaffold_137, whole genome shotgun sequence genome:
cccccccatccaccccacaCGCCATATGggccccatacacccccatgTACCCCCCCCTTAACCCTCCCTATACCCCCATATACCCTATGGGCCCTATATACCCCCCCCATACACCCTATGGGCCCTATATACTCTCCTATACACCGTATGTGCCCTATTAACCCCCCATACGCCATATAGACCCTATATaccccccatccaccccatggACCCCAAACAacccccccatccaccccatacGCCATATGGGTCCCATACACCCCCATGTACCCCCCCCTAAATCCCTCTATGCCCCCCTATAACCCCATACACTCTATGTGTGTATCCATctcatatccccccccatattccccccccataccccatatgTACCCTATatacccccccatcccccccatggaccccaaacacccccccatccaccccatacGCCATATGggccccatacacccccatgTACCCCCCCCTAAACCCTCCTATACCCCCATAAATGCTATGGGTCCCAtacacccccccatcccccatatccccactatatcccccccatacctcATATGTGCCCTATATacccccccatccaccccatacACCATATAGGCCCCATACACCCCCACGTACCCCCCCGTTAACCCTCCCTATACCCCCATATACCCTATGGGCCCTAtatacccccccccccatacacccTATGGGCCCTATATACCCCCCCATACACCGTATGGGCCCTATATACTCTCCTATACACCATATGTGCCCTATTAACCCCCCAATACACCATGTAGACCCTATATacccccccatccaccccatggACCCCAAACaaccccccccatccaccccatacACCATATAGGCCCCATACACCCCCACGTACCCCCCCCTTAACCCTCCCTATACCCCCTTATACCCTATGTACCCTATATACCCCGCCATACACCCTATGGGCCCTATATACTCTCCTATACACCGTATGTGCCCTATTAACCCCCCATACATCATATTGACCCTATAGaccccccatccaccccatggaccccaaacacccccccatccaccccatacACCATATGGGCCCCCTACACCCCCACgtacccccccaaacccccctatACCCCCATATTCCCTATGTATCCTATATACTCCCCCCATACACCATATGTACTCTATACCCCCCTATATACACCATATGAGCTCTATATACCCCCCCATACACCCTATGGACCCTATATACGCCCCCATCCGCCCCATACACCATATGGGGCCCATACACCCCCCATactcccccatttccccccatatccctccctatcccctcatatccccccatacaccccccacccctcccagccccccatatccccccatacccccccatatccccccatatccccccatatcctcccatatcccccccatatccccccatacacccccatatccccccataccccccatatcccacccatattccccccatacccccccatacccccccatatccccccatatcccccatataacccccataccccccattatccccccatatcccccccatatccccccatatccccccatacccccccatatccccccatatccccccatatcccccctatccccccatatacccccatatccccccatatcccctccataccccccatatcccccccatataccccccatatccaccccatagccccccatacccccccatatccccccatatacccccccattatcccccccatatccccccatatccccccattatcccccccatataccctcccatacccccccatatccccccatatccccccatatcacccccatatccccccattatccccccattatcccccccataaccccccatatcccccccatatcccccatatcccccccatataccccccataccccccatatcccccatatcccccccatataccccccatacccccccaatacccccccatatcccccataatccccccatatccccccatatccccccccatatcccccccatatcctcccatatccccccatatccccccatacaccccccatgacccccctaaccccccatatcccccccatatccccccttatccccccccatatccccccatacacccccccatgacccccctaaccccccatatccccccatatccccccatatccccccatatcccccccatatccccccatatccccctcattacccccccatatccccccatacccccccatatcccccccatatccccccatatcccccccatacacccccccatatccccccatacccccccatatcccccccatatccccccatacccccccatatcccccccatatccccccatatccccccatatcccccccatatccccccatacccccccctacacccccttaccccccccccatacccccccatatatcccccccatacacccccatatccccccttaTCCCCCATATACCCACCAtttccccccataccccccatatccccaccataatcccccccatacccccccaaacccccccataccccatatccccccataccccatatccccccatatccccccataaccccccatacccccccataactccccataccccatatcccccccataacccccctaccccccattcccccatatccccccatacccccatatcccccccataccccccatacccccccataccccatacccccatatccccccataccccccatatcccccctatcCCACtaatcccccccatatccccccatacccccccatatcccccatatccccccatatcacccccatatcccccaataccccccatatccccccataaccccccatatccccccataccccccatatccccccatatccccctatatcccccccataccccccatatccccccctatcccccatacccccctaCCCCTCTTAccccccttttcctcccataccccccccatatcccccccatacacccccatatcccccatatccccgctccccccccatatcccccatacaccccccctacccccccccacccccataccccccccatacccccccatatcccccccatacacccccgtatccccccatatcccccatatacccccctttgcccccccatatccccccataccccccatacccccccctaCACCCCTCTTACCCCCCCATatccatatccccccatacccacccatttcccccccatacacccccatatcccccatatcccccccatacaccccccatgaccccccctaaccccccatatcccccccatatccccccatatccccccatatcccccccatatcccccatatcccccccatacaaccccccccataccccccatacccccccatatccccccatatcccccatatcctcccatatcccccccatatcccccatatccccccatatcccccccatatcccccatacacccccccatgaccccccatacccccccatatcccccccatatccccccatatccccccatatcccccccatatcccccccatacaccccccccatatccccccatacccccccataccccccccatacaccccccccatatccccccatacccccccatatcccccccatatcccccataccccccatatcccccccataccccccatatccccccatatccccccatatccccatcctACAACCCCCCTcatcccccatacccccccataccccccatatacccccatacccccccatatccccccatacccccccataacgtcccccccccccgtttcAGATCAAGCGCTCGGCCCGTATGTGCGATGAGTGCGAGGCGTGCCGGcgccccccatatcccccccatatcccccccatatcccccatatccccaccctACAACCCCCCtcatcccccatatccccccatatcccctacATACAgcccctcccacccctccaaGCCCCCCTATTCCCCCAATACCCCTCCtataccccccatatccccccatacccccccatacccccccatatcccacccatatcccccccatacccccccatacccccccatatcccccccatatctccccatacCCCCCTGTACACCCCTCTTaccccccttttctccccataccccccccatatccccccatacacccccatatccccccatatccccgctcccccccccatatccccgccATAAcacccccctaccccccccctacccccataccccccccatacccccccatatcccccccatacacccccgtatcccccccatatcccccatatacccccctttgcccccccatatcccccccatacccccccatacccccccctaCACCCCTCTTACCCCCCCATAGCCCATATCCTCCCAtacccccccatttcccccccatatccccccatataccccccatatcccctcctaCACCCCACTtacccccccatataccccccatatccccccatatccccaccctACACCGCCCTcatcccccatacccccccatatcccccccatacagcccctcccacccctcccagcccccctattcccccaataccccccatatccccccatatcccccccatatcccccccatacccccccatacccccccctaCACCCCTcttacccccccatatcccatatccccccatacccacccatttcccccccatatccccccatataccccccatatcccctcctaCACCCCActtacccccccatatcccccccatacacccccatatccccccttatcccccatataccccccatatccccccatatccccccatacccccccatatcccccccataccccccccatacaccctcatatcccccccatacaccccccctacccccccatacccccccataacgtgtcccgtcccgtccccccccccccccccgtttcAGATCAAGCGCTCGGCCCGTATGTGCGGTGAGTGCGAGGCGTGCCGGCGCCCGGAGGACTGCGGGCAGTGCGACTTCTGCCGCGACATGAAGAAGTTCGGCGGCCCCAATAAGATCCGACAGAAGTGCCGCCTCCGCCAGTGCCAGCTGCGCGCCCGCGTCAGTGCCGCACGCGTGTGCTTGGCGTGGGCTTAGCGTGTGCTTGCCGTGTGCTGGGGGCGCTGTCCTCGGGGGGTCCTCAGGGTGTCCTTGGGGTGTCCTTATAGCGTCCTTAGGGTGTCCTTAGGGTGGTTTTGGTGTCTTAGTAGCGTGTTCGTAGCGTGTGCTTAGCGTGGGCTTGCCGTGTGCTTGGCGTGTGCTGGGGGCGCTGTCCTCAGGGGGTCCCTATAGCATCCCTATGAGGTCCTTAGAGGGTCCTTAGGGTGTCCTTAGGGTGGTTTTGGTGTCTTAGTACTGTGATCCTAGCGTGTTCTTGGCATGTTCTTGGCGTGTGCTTGGCGTGTGCTGGGGGCACTGTCCTCGGGGGGTCCTCAGGGTGTCCTTATAGCGTCCTTATGGTGTCCTTATAGCATCCTTAGGGCGTCCTTAGGGTGGTTTTGATGTGTTAGTAGCGTGTTCTTAGCGTGTGCTTGGCGTGTGCTTGGCGTGTGCTGGGGGTGCTGTCCTCGGGGGGTCCTCAGGGTGTCCTTATAGCGTCCTTATGGCATCCTTAGGGTGTCCTTAGGGTGGTTTTGGTGTGTTAGTGGCGTGTTCTTAGCGTGTGCTTAGCCTGTGCTTGGCGTGTGCTGGGGGCGCTGTCCTCAGGGGGTCCCTATAGCATCCCTATGAGGTCCTTAGAGGGTCCTTAGGGTGTCCTTAGGGTGGTTTTGGTGTCTTAGTACTGTGATCCTAGCGTGTTCTTGGCATGTTCTTGGCGTGTGCTTGGCGTGTGCTGGGGGCGCTGTCCTCGGGGGGTCCTCAGGGTGTCCTTATAGGATTCTTATAGCGTCCTTATAGCATCTTTAAGGTGTCTTTAGGGTGGTTTTGGTGTCTTAGTAGTGTGCTCTTAGCGTGTGCTTAGCGTGTGCTTGGCGTGTGCTGGGGGCGCTGTCCTCGGGGGGTCCTTATAGCGTCCCTATGAGGTCCTTAGAGGGTCATTGGGGGGTCCTTAGGCTGTTCTCATAGTGGTTTTGATGTCTTAGTGTGTTCTTGGCATGTGCTTGGCGTGTGCTTGGCGTGTGCTTGCCGTGTGCTGGGGGCGCTGTCCTCAGGGGGTCCTCAGGGTGTCCTTATAGCGTCCTTATAGCGTTCCTAGGGTGTCCTTAGGGGGGTTTTGATGTCTTAGCGTGTGCCTGGCATGTGCTTGGCATGTTCTTGGCATGTGCTTGCCGTGTGCTGGGGGCGCTGTCCTCGGGGGGTCCTCAGGGTGTCCTCGGGGTGTCCTTATAGCGTCCTTAGGGTGTCCTTAGGGTGGTTTTGGTGTCTTAGTACTGTGATCCTAGCGTGTTCTTGGCATGTTCTTGGCATGTGCTTGGCGTGTGCTGGGGGCACTGTCCTCGGGGGGTCCTCAGGGTGTCCTTATAGCATCCTTATAGCGTTCCTAGGGCGTCCTTATAGCATCCTTAGGGCGTCCTTTGGGTGGTTTTGGTGTGTTAGTAGCGTGTTCTTAGCGTGTGCTTGGCGTGTGCTTGGCGTGCGCTGGGAGCTGTGTCCTCTGGGGTCCTTATAGCGTCCCTATGATGCCCCTAGAGTGTCATTGGGGTGTCCTTAGGGTTGTTTTGGTGTCTTAGTAGCGTGTGCTTAGCGTGTGCTTGGCATGTTCTTGGCATGTGCTTGGCGTGTGCTGGGGGCGCTGTCCTTGGGTTGTACTCAGGGTGTCCTTATAGGATTCTTATAGCGTCCTTATGCCATCCTTAGGACGTCCTTAGGGTGGTTTTGGTGTCTTAGTAGTGTGCTCTTAGCGTGTGCTTAGCGTGTGCTTGGCATGTGCTGGGGGCGGTGTCCTTCGGGTGTCCTTATGGTGTCCTTATAGGATCCTTGGGGTGGTTTAGGTTTCTTATTGCAGTGTTCTTAGCATGTTCTTTGCATGTTTTTCACATGTTCTTGGCGTGTGCTGGTGGCAGCGTCCTTGGGGTGTCCGTAGGGTGGTTTTGGTGTCTTAGTGTGTTTTTCACATGTGCTTGGCGTGTGCTTGGCATGTGCTTAGTATGTCTTCGGGGCGCTGTCCTTGGGGTGTCCTTATAACGTCCTCAGGGTGTTCTTATAGGATCTTTTAGGTGTCCTTAGCGTGGGTTTGGTGTCTTAGTAGCGTGTTCTTAGCGTGTTCTTGGCGTGTGCTTGACGTGTGCTGGCGGCGGTGTCCTTACAATGTCCTTCATGTGTTCTTAGGGTGTCCTTAGAGTGTCCTTATGGGGCCCTTAGGGTGGTTTTGGTGTTTTAGTGGCGTGTTCTTAGCGTGTGTTTGGCGTGTGCTTGGCATGTTCTTAGCATGTGCTTGGCATGTCTTTGGGGCGGTGTTCTTGGAGTGTCCTTACAGTGTCCTCATAATGTCCGTGTGATGTCCTTAGGGTGTCCTTTGGGTGGTTTTGGTGTCTTAGTAGCGTGTTCTTAGCGTGTTCTTAGCGTGTTCTTGGCGTGTGCTGGGAGTGGTGTCCCTGGGGTGCCCTTAGAGTGTCCTTTGGGTGGTTTTGGTGTCTTATTAGTATGTCCTTAGCGTGCTCTTAGCATGTCCTTAGCATGTTATTCTCTTTACTGTGACTCGTAGCGTGTCCTTTGCACGTCCTTAGTGTGTTTTTGTGCTTCACTGTGCGCGTTCATAGCACGTTTTAAGCGTGTCTTTAGCATGTCTTCCCCCAGGGGTGGTTGTGGTGTCTTATTAGCATGTCCTTAGCGTGCTCTTAGCATGTCCTTAGCATGTTATTCTCTTTACCGTGACTTGTTCCATGTCCTTAGCATGTCCTTAGCATGTTTTTCTGCTCCAGTGTGCGTGTTCATAGCATGTTTTAAGCGTGTCCTTAGCATGTCCTCCCCCACGTCGTCCCCCCCCCATATCTCTGTGCCCCCTCCCCCATCCTTAACACCCTCTTTTCCCCCATAGGAATCCTACAAATACTTCCCATCATCGGTGAGTCACTTTGCcccccttttttgggggggggggggggtccattTTGGGGGGGTGGAACCCAAAACCCCCCTTTTTGGGTGGGGGAAGGAGGCTTGGGGTCCCTGGGGGGTTCTGGGGGTCCCCATAGGTTcatagtgggggggggggggggtgtcccAGGAGTCCCCATAGGTTcatattgggggggggggggtcgtgggggtcCCCATAGGTTcatattggggggggggggggggtcgtgggggtcCCCATAGGTTCATACTggggggtccctgggggggTCTCCATAGGTTCATattggggtgggtgggggggggtcccgggggtcCCCATAGGTTCATATTGGGGGGGGTCTTATGGGTGAGTGGGTCCCTTAATGGCTCTGGGGGGGGCTCCATAGGGGTCCTGGTATAAGGGGGGGGGGTCTTGGAggccctatggggggggggtgcaGTCCCAAAACCCCCctttctggggggggggagggggcttggggtccctgggggggttctgggggtcCCCATAGGTTcatattgggggggggggggggtcccaggaGTTCCCATAGGTTcatattggggggggggggggtcgtgggggtcCCCATAGGTTTATATTggggggtccctgggggggTCCCCATAGGTTCATATTGGcgtgggtggggggggggtcccgggggtcCCCATAGGTTCATActgggggggtcctatgggtgAGTGGGTCCCTTAATGGCTTTGGGGGGGCTCCATAGGGGTCCTTTGTATaaggggggggggtcctgggggccctatggggggggggtcccaaaaCCCCCCTTTTtgggtggggggaagggggcTTGGGGTCCgtgggggggttctgggggtcCCCATAGGTTcatagtggggggggggggggggggggtgtcccAGGAGTCCCCATAGGTTcatattggggggggggggtcgtgggggtcCCCATAGGTTcatattggggggggggggggggtcgtgggggtcCCCATAGGTTcatattgggggggggggggtcgtgggggtcCCCATAGGTTCATActggggggggtcctatgggtgAGTGGGTCCCTTAATGGCTTTGGGGGGGCTCCATAGGGGTCCTGGTATaagggggggggtcctgggggccctatgggggggggggtcccaaaaCCCCCCTTTTtgggtggggggaagggggcTTGGGGTCCCTAGGGGGGTTCTGGGGGTCCCCATAGGTTcatagtggggggggggggggtcgtgggggtcCCCTTAGGTtcaaattgggggggggggtcgtgggggtcCCCATAGGTTcatactgggggggggggtcgtgggggtcCCCATAGGTTCGTACTGAGGGGTCCCTGGGGGGGTCCCCATAGGTTCATATTGGGGTGGGTgagggggggtcccgggggtcCCCATAGGTTCATActggggggggtcctatgggtgAGTGGGTCCCTTAATGGCTCTGGGGGGGCTCCATAGGGGTCCTGGTATaagggggggggtcctggggaccctatgggggggggggtcccaaaaCCCCCCTTTTtgggtggggggaaggggggctTGGGGTCCCTAGGGGGGTTCTGGGGGTCCCCATAGGTTcatattgggggggggggggtcgtgggggtcCCCTTAGGTtcaaattggggggggggggtcgtgggggtcCCCATAGGTTCATActggggtgtccctggggggggtccccatAGGTTTATattggggtgggtggggggggggtcccgggggtcCCCATAGGTTcatattggggggggggggggtcgtgggggtcCCCATAGGTTCATActgggggggtcctatgggtgAGTGGGTCCCTTAAAGGTCCTGGGGGGGGGCTCTGTAGGGGTCCTGGTATAAGGAGGGGGGTCCTGGGGGCCCTATGGGGGGGTCGtgggtatatgggggggggtcctggttACATGTGGGGGTCCTGGGTCCTATTTGGGGGGGGTTCTGGGTTCGTTGTAGGGTCTTGAGATCACagtggggtcctgggtcctATTTTGGGGGGCTCCTGGGTCCTATTGGGGGGGTCCCGTGTtgtatttgggggggggtcctgggtccaCAGTGGGGTCCTGCATCCTATTTGGGGGGGTTCTGGGTATATGGGGGGGTCCCAattatatggggggggggggggtcctgggtgCATAGTGGAGTCCTGGGTCCTATTGGGGGGGTCTAGGGTCCATAGTGGGGTCTTGGGTTCAtagtggggtcctgggtcctATTGGGGGGGTTCTGTAGCCATAGTGGGGTTCTAGGTCCTATTTAGGGGGGGGTCTTGGGTCCATAGTGGGGTCCTAGATCCTATTTAGGGGGGTCTTGGGTCCAtagtggggtcctgggtcctATTTGGGGGGGGGCCTGGGTCCATATTGGGGTTCTGGGTCCTATTTGGGGGGGATCCTGGGTCCAtagtggggtcctgggtcctatttgggggggggtcgtGGATCCATAGTGGGGTCCTGATTatatggggggggtcctgggtccatagtggggtcctgggtcctatttggggggggggcctGGGTCCATATTGGGGTTCTGGGtcctatttgggggggggggtccggggtCCATAGTGGGGTCTTGGGTTCATAGTGGGGTCCTCGGTTGTATTGGGGGGGTTCTGTACCCACAGTGGGGTTCTGGGtcctatttggggggggggtcctgggtccatagtggggtcctgggtcctattggggggggtcctgggtccaTAGTGGGGTCTTGGGTCCAtagtggggtcctgggtccatagtggggggggtcctgggtccatattggggtcctgggtccatagtggggggggtcctgggtccaTATTGGGGTCCTGGGTCCTATTTAGGGGGGTCCTGGGTCCATAGTGGGGTCCTGGGTTCATATTGGGGTCCTGGGTCCTATTTAGGGGGGTCCTGGGTCCATAGTGGGGTCCTGGGTTCATattggggtcctgggtccataTTGGGGTTCTGGGTCCATAGTGGGGTCTTGGGTCCA
This genomic interval carries:
- the LOC121108972 gene encoding CXXC-type zinc finger protein 1-like isoform X2, giving the protein MCGECEACRRPEDCGQCDFCRDMKKFGGPNKIRQKCRLRQCQLRARESYKYFPSSLVRGREGEELEEQLGAGGPPREPLGRGAAARPPALPGALRRGLRRARPGG